One window of Trifolium pratense cultivar HEN17-A07 linkage group LG5, ARS_RC_1.1, whole genome shotgun sequence genomic DNA carries:
- the LOC123886125 gene encoding uncharacterized protein LOC123886125 yields MSKPAKFISEGGSSTRPPLFEGNDYYYWKDKMELFLRSQDNYMWSVVENGEYTPLAKDSITPKPQAEWTTTEADRVLLNTKAQLFIKSALCREEYDRIMQCKNAKEMWETLKTHHEGTSRVKETRIDIGVRKFELFEMKEDESIDQMYGRFTIIINELNSLGKTYTTHERVRKVLRCLPKEWRHIVTAITESKTLSEVKMEDLIGSLKAHEAILQEDKSPKKKMIALDSQTKECLQQKEILFSKDLLDEDNEEEFALLSRRIQRLMMRRNQMRRTFPNKRNSAKSEVDMSKIQCYECNQFGHYKSDCPKLKKPFAKKSMMATWDELDELPEEEEEQEANVCLMTRSETHEVNAETCSSCQKTEHLFDNLFYDSLSLNKKYDQLQEEVTKISKEKDEYKTENETLKEIIKNMEIAHNRKLEELRENQKEQIKPNIQIENRILKENISKLENDINKFVKSTKTFENILGSQKCSSSKTGLGFENYNNQKLYKKLFVPNKPIYKCSYCHKEGHLEPFCFRKSRQQNYHRKYLLERSQNNLKKSTHKQTYRNSSYQHKKSHYNTNHQGPRKIWVPKNMLKINAGMSSHSQEEAMVLGQWLLQTYDWR; encoded by the coding sequence atGTCAAAACCTGCAAAGTTTATCTCAGAAGGTGGATCATCAACTAGGCCTCCACTATTTGAAGGGAATGACTACTACTATTGGAAAGACAAAATGGAGCTGTTCCTAAGATCACAAGACAATTACATGTGGTCAGTGGTTGAAAATGGAGAATACACACCTTTGGCAAAAGACTCCATCACTCCAAAGCCTCAAGCTGAATGGACAACCACTGAAGCAGATAGGGTACTCTTAAAtactaaagctcaattatttattaaaagtgctttgtgcaGGGAAGAATATGATAGAATCATGCAATGCAAAAATGCTAAAGAAATGTGGGAAACTCTCAAAACTCACCATGAAGGAACCAGTCGTGTCAAGGAAACAAGAATTGATATTGGTGTAAGAAAGTTTGAGTTATTTGAGATGAAAGAAGATGAATCCATTGATCAGATGTATGGACGATTCACCATCATCATAAATGAACTCAACTCTCTTGGAAAAACATATACCACACATGAAAGAGTAAGGAAGGTACTAAGATGTCTACCTAAAGAATGGAGGCATATAGTAACAGCCATCACAGAGTCAAAAACTCTCTCTGAAGTTAAAATGGAGGACTTGATTGGTTCTCTTAAAGCTCATGAAGCAATACTTCAAGAGGATAAATCtccaaagaaaaagatgattgcTTTGGACTCTCAAACAAAAGAATGTCTTCAGCAGAAAGAAATTCTTTTTAGCAAAGACTTGCTTGATGAAGATAATGAAGAAGAATTTGCTCTACTCTCAAGGAGAATTCAAAGACTcatgatgagaagaaatcaaatGAGAAGAACATTTCCAAATAAGAGAAATAGTGCAAAATCTGAGGTTGACATGAGCAAAATTCAATGCTATGAATGCAATCAATTTGGACACTACAAAAGTGATTgtccaaaactcaaaaaaccTTTTGCAAAGAAATCAATGATGGCAACCTGGGATGAATTAGATGAGCTcccagaagaagaagaggaacaagaagcaAATGTATGCCTTATGACAAGATCAGAAACACACGAGGTAAATGCTGAAACTTGTTCTTCTTGTCAAAAAACTGAACATCTGTTTGATAACTTATTTTATGATAGCTTAagtctaaataaaaaatatgatcagCTTCAAGAAGAAGTAACCAAAATTTCCAAAGAAAAGGATGAATATAAAACTGAAAATGAGACATTAAAAGAGATAATCAAAAACATGGAAATTGCTCACAATAGAAAATTAGAAGAACTTAGAGAAAATCAGAAGGAACAAATCAAACCTAACATACAAATAGAAAATAGAAtactaaaagaaaatatttcaaaacttgaaaatgacaTAAACAAATTTGTAAAGTCTACTAAAACCTTTGAAAATATTCTAGGATCCCAAAAATGCAGTTCTAGCAAAACAGGCCTAGGTTTTGAAAATTACAATAATCAAAAATTATACAAGAAACTTTTTGTTCCAAATAAACCCATATACAAATGTTCATACTGTCATAAGGAAGGACATCTTGAACCCTtttgttttagaaaatctaGACAACAAAATTATCACAGGAAATATTTGTTAGAACGTTCTCAGAACAATCTTAAAAAATCAACtcataaacaaacatataggAATTCTTCTTACCAACATAAGAAGAGTCATTATAACACTAACCATCAAGGACCCAGAAAAATATGGGTACCTAAAAACATGCTAAAAATAAATGCAGGAATGTCTTCTCACAGTCAAGAAGAAGCcatggtacttggacagtggtTGCTCCAGACATATGACTGGAGATAG
- the LOC123886126 gene encoding uncharacterized protein LOC123886126 — protein sequence MAPNSRGKSVSHMLLEVPVTYSKTATLFGTRGMDAMAVLASGQVYSVPCQKRLTDAMTKAHSHVVTRHDRQRFAVKETEDPREGRPKDTFKVHLEEKWCDCGKFQALHLPCSHVIAACFHAHLDYQVYIDDVFKVANVCRVYENTFQVVQGQMYWPTYEGPKLFPRPDMKRVKKGRPKKNRIRTEMDEFGKKERLCGLCRMPDHNRNNCPNVAGPSS from the coding sequence ATGGCTCCCAATAGTCGTGGGAAATCTGTCTCCCATATGTTACTGGAAGTTCCGGTAACATACTCTAAGACTGCGACACTTTTTGGAACACGCGGAATGGATGCAATGGCTGTGTTAGCTTCTGGTCAGGTGTATTCTGTGCCATGTCAGAAAAGGCTAACAGATGCAATGACTAAGGCCCACTCACATGTAGTCACTCGTCATGATAGGCAACGTTTCGCAGTGAAGGAAACTGAGGATCCCCGCGAAGGCCGACCAAAGGATACATTTAAAGTACACTTGGAAGAAAAATGGTGTGACTGTGGAAAATTTCAAGCATTACATTTACCTTGTTCACATGTTATTGCTGCTTGTTTTCACGCTCATTTGGACTATCAAGTGTACATTGATGATGTGTTCAAAGTTGCCAATGTATGCCGCGTTTATGAGAATACCTTCCAAGTGGTTCAAGGCCAAATGTATTGGCCGACATACGAAGGCCCGAAACTTTTTCCCCGTCCTGATATGAAAAGGGTCAAGAAAGGTCGTCCAAAAAAGAACCGCATTAGAACCGAAATGGACGAATTCGGCAAAAAAGAGCGCCTATGTGGTTTATGTAGAATGCCGGATCATAACAGAAATAATTGTCCTAATGTTGCGGGACCCTCGTCGTAa
- the LOC123886124 gene encoding 40S ribosomal protein S13-like, with protein MAPFQMVLPSWSSVRGLTLSQIGVILRDSHGIAQVKNLTGNKILRILKTHGLAPEIPEDLYHLIKKAVSIRKHLESRKHLERNRKDKDSKFRLILVESRIHRLAGYYKKTKKLPPVWKYESTTASTRVA; from the exons ATGGCGCCATTTCAAATGGTGCTACCCAGTTGGTCTTCTGTCAGAG GTTTAACACTGTCTCAAATCGGTGTTATTCTTCGCGACTCCCATGGAATTGCTCAAGTCAAGAATTTAACCGGAAACAAGATTTTGCGGATATTGAAGACTCATGGACTTGCTCCTGAAATTCCTGAAGATTTGTATCATTTGATTAAGAAGGCGGTATCGATTAGGAAGCATTTGGAGAGTAGGAAGCATTTGGAGAGGAATAGGAAGGATAAGGACTCTAAATTTAGGTTGATTTTGGTTGAGAGTAGGATTCATCGTCTTGCTGGTTATTATAAGAAGACAAAGAAGCTTCCACCAGTTTGGAAATATGAATCTACAACTGCTAGCACTCGTGTTGCTTAA